GTCTCCTGCTGGGCGTTCTTCTGGTAGTCGAGGTCCGACTTCATGCCGTCGTGCAGCTGCAGCATCAGGTGGTCGTATTCGCTGCGGAAAGACTTGGTGACATGGAGGGTCTGCAGCAACCGGGCCTGCCAGCGCGAGTAAGGCCTGGCGCGCGGCAGGAAGCGCCCGGCCACCGCCTCGAAAGGCTCTCCTACCCGCCAGACGCGTGGCGCGCCGTCGGGGTTCACATTGGTGAAGACGCGCAGGATGCGCTCGCCGTAGTTCGGACGCGAGGGAAAGGAGTCGATGTGCAGCCGGCGGTCGTCGGCGCGCCAGGACTGCAAGCGCGTCTCAACCTGCGCGGGCCGGTAGCTGGTCGGCGCCAGGCGCAGCGCGGGCGTGTAGTGCGGCAGCAGGCCGTGGATCAACTGCCGGGCCTGGGCGCGGAAGCGCCCCACCATCGCGGCGACGGCCTGCTGCCGGGCCTCGTCGCCTGCCACGCCCTTCAGGCGGCCGTTGGCGTCCAGGCTGATGTTGCGCACGTCTGGCGACAGGATCGAGGGCGTCAGCAGTTCAAGCTCGCCGGCCCGCAGCTCGAAACCCAGCCGCGGGAAGCACAGCACCTTGCCGGCCTCGAGCGCGGTGATCCATGCCTCGTTGGGCGTGGCGCCGGTCCAGTCGGCCAGGTCGAGTTCAACCAGCTGCGTTGCCATGGCGGTTCGTTCACGCCTCCCTCAGGCCAGCGCAAGCTGCGCGTGCATCTCCTGGACCGAAATCACGTCGAGGGCCTCCATGTGGCGCATGCCTTCCACGGCCGCCTCGGCGCCGAAGATCGTGGTGAAGGTGGTCACACGAGCCAGCAGGGCCGAGGTGCGGATCTGGCGCGAATCGGTGATCGCGTTGCGGCGCTCTTCCACCGTGTTGATGACCAGGGCGATCTCGTTGTTCTTGATCATGTCCACGATGTGCGGACGGCCTTCGGTCACCTTGTTGACCGTGGCACAGGCGATGCCTGCCGCGTTGATGGCGGCGGCCGTACCCTTGGTCGCAATCAGCTCGAAGCCCAACTCGACCAGGCCGCGGGCCACCTCGACGGCGCGTGGCTTGTCGTTGTTCTTGACGGAGACAAAGACGCGTCCGGACTTCGGCAGGTGCGTGCCGGCACCCAGCTGCGACTTGACGAAAGCTTCGCCGAAGGTCTTGCCCACGCCCATCACCTCGCCGGTGGATTTCATCTCGGGGCCGAGGATGGTGTCCACGCCCGGGAACTTGACGAACGGGAACACCGCTTCCTTCACGCTGAAGTACGGCGGCGTGACCTCCTTCGTCACGCCCTGCGAGGCCAGCGACTGGCCGGCCATGCAGCGCGCCGCCACCTTGGCGAGCTGGATGCCGGTGGCCTTGCTCACGTAAGGCACGGTGCGCGAGGCGCGCGGATTCACTTCCAGCACGTAGATCACGTCCTGGCCGTCCTTCTCCTGGATCGCGAACTGCACGTTCATCAGGCCCACGACGTTGAGCGCCTGGGCCATGGCCGCGCTCTGGCGCTTGAGCTCGGCCACGGTCTCGGGCTTGAGGCTGTAGGGCGGCAGCGAGCAGGCGGAGTCGCCCGAGTGCACGCCGGCCTGTTCGATGTGCTCCATGACCCCGCCGATGAGCGTCGCGCCTTCGGCATCGCGCAGGCAGTCGACGTCGCACTCGACAGCGTCGTTGAGGAAGCGGTCCAGCAGCACCGGCGAATCGTTGCTGACCTTCACCGCCTCGCGCATGTAGCGTTCCAGGTCGCGCTGCTCGTGCACGATTTCCATCGCGCGGCCGCCCAGCACGTAGCTCGGGCGCACCACCAGGGGGTAGCCCAGTTGCTGGGCCTTCTCCAGCGCCTCGGCCTCGGTGCGCGCGGTCGCGTTCGGCGGCTGGCGCAGCTTCAGCTCGTGGAGCAGCTTCTGGAAGCGCTCGCGGTCCTCGGCCGCGTCGATCATGTCGGGGCTGGTGCCGATGATCGGCACGCCGTTGGCCTCGAGGTCGAGCGCGAGCTTCAGCGGCGTCTGGCCGCCGTACTGCACGATCACGCCGGTGGGCTTTTCCTTGTCGACGATCTCGAGCACGTCCTCGAGGGTGAGCGGCTCGAAGTAGAGCCGGTCGCTGGTGTCGTAGTCGGTCGACACGGTCTCAGGATTGCAGTTGACCATGATGGTCTCGTAGCCATCCTCGCGCATCGCGAGCGCGGCGTGCACGCAGCAGTAGTCGAACTCGATGCCCTGCCCGATGCGGTTCGGGCCGCCGCCGAGCACCATGATCTTCTTCCGGCTGCTCGGGTCGGCCTCGCACTCGTCCTCGTAGGTCGAGTACATGTAGGCGGTGTTGGTCGCGAATTCGGCCGCGCAGGTGTCCACGCGCTTGTACACCGGACGCACGCCGAGCGCGCGGCGCTTCTCGCGGATGGCGGTGTCGGTGGTCTTCAGCTGGCGCGCCAGGCGGCGGTCGGAGAAGCCCTTTTTCTTGAGCGCAAGCAGCGTGTCGCGGTCGATGTCGTCGAGCGATTTGGTTTCCAGCTCGAGCTCGATCTTCACGATCTCCTCGATCTGCACCAGGAACCATGGATCGATCTTGGTGAGCGCGTGCACCTCGTCGACGGACAGGCCCATGGCGAAGGCATCGCCCACGTACCAGATGCGGTCGGGGCCGGGCTCGCCGAGCTCCTTCTCGAGTACCTCGCGATCCTGCGTCTTCTCGTTGAGGCCATCCACGCCGACCTCGAGTCCGCGCAGCGCCTTCTGAAACGATTCCTGGAACGTGCGGCCCATGGCCATCACCTCGCCCACCGACTTCATCTGCGTGGTCAGGCGCGAATCGGCCTGAGGGAACTTCTCGAAGGCAAAGCGCGGGATCTTGGTGACCACGTAGTCGATGCTGGGCTCGAAACTCGCCGGCGTGGCACCGCCGGTGATCTCGTTGCGCAGTTCGTCGAGCGTGTAGCCCACGGCCAGCTTGGCCGCGACCTTGGCGATCGGGAAGCCCGTGGCCTTGGAGGCGAGTGCCGAGGAACGCGAGACGCGCGGGTTCATCTCGATCACGACCATGCGGCCGTCCTTCGGGTTGATCGAGAACTGCACGTTGGAGCCGCCGGTGTCGACGCCGATCTCGCGCAGCACGGCCAGCGAGGCGTCGCGCAGGATCTGGTATTCCTTGTCCGACAAGGTCTGCGCCGGCGCGACGGTGATCGAGTCGCCGGTATGCACGCCCATCGGATCGAGGTTCTCGATCGAGCAGACGATGAT
Above is a window of Variovorax sp. RA8 DNA encoding:
- a CDS encoding Kdo hydroxylase family protein, coding for MATQLVELDLADWTGATPNEAWITALEAGKVLCFPRLGFELRAGELELLTPSILSPDVRNISLDANGRLKGVAGDEARQQAVAAMVGRFRAQARQLIHGLLPHYTPALRLAPTSYRPAQVETRLQSWRADDRRLHIDSFPSRPNYGERILRVFTNVNPDGAPRVWRVGEPFEAVAGRFLPRARPYSRWQARLLQTLHVTKSFRSEYDHLMLQLHDGMKSDLDYQKNAQQETVPFPAGSVWVCFSDQTSHAVMSGQYMLEQTLHLPAARQYNPDSSPLAILSRLTGRTLV
- the carB gene encoding carbamoyl-phosphate synthase large subunit, which gives rise to MPKRNDLKSILIIGAGPIIIGQACEFDYSGVQACKALREEGYKVILINSNPATIMTDPATADVTYIEPITWHTVEKIIAKERPDAILPTMGGQTALNCALDLWRNGVLDKYKVELIGATPEAIDKAEDRLKFKDAMTKIGLGSARSGIAHSLDEAWAVQKTVGFPVVIRPSFTLGGTGGGIAYNPEEFETICKRGLEASPTNELLIEESLLGWKEYEMEVVRDKADNCIIVCSIENLDPMGVHTGDSITVAPAQTLSDKEYQILRDASLAVLREIGVDTGGSNVQFSINPKDGRMVVIEMNPRVSRSSALASKATGFPIAKVAAKLAVGYTLDELRNEITGGATPASFEPSIDYVVTKIPRFAFEKFPQADSRLTTQMKSVGEVMAMGRTFQESFQKALRGLEVGVDGLNEKTQDREVLEKELGEPGPDRIWYVGDAFAMGLSVDEVHALTKIDPWFLVQIEEIVKIELELETKSLDDIDRDTLLALKKKGFSDRRLARQLKTTDTAIREKRRALGVRPVYKRVDTCAAEFATNTAYMYSTYEDECEADPSSRKKIMVLGGGPNRIGQGIEFDYCCVHAALAMREDGYETIMVNCNPETVSTDYDTSDRLYFEPLTLEDVLEIVDKEKPTGVIVQYGGQTPLKLALDLEANGVPIIGTSPDMIDAAEDRERFQKLLHELKLRQPPNATARTEAEALEKAQQLGYPLVVRPSYVLGGRAMEIVHEQRDLERYMREAVKVSNDSPVLLDRFLNDAVECDVDCLRDAEGATLIGGVMEHIEQAGVHSGDSACSLPPYSLKPETVAELKRQSAAMAQALNVVGLMNVQFAIQEKDGQDVIYVLEVNPRASRTVPYVSKATGIQLAKVAARCMAGQSLASQGVTKEVTPPYFSVKEAVFPFVKFPGVDTILGPEMKSTGEVMGVGKTFGEAFVKSQLGAGTHLPKSGRVFVSVKNNDKPRAVEVARGLVELGFELIATKGTAAAINAAGIACATVNKVTEGRPHIVDMIKNNEIALVINTVEERRNAITDSRQIRTSALLARVTTFTTIFGAEAAVEGMRHMEALDVISVQEMHAQLALA